A single window of Sphingobacterium sp. ML3W DNA harbors:
- the mtgA gene encoding monofunctional biosynthetic peptidoglycan transglycosylase yields MAIKRANNVKKKKVQASWKKKIKTWSIRIIGGFFAVTLFWVIALKFINPPITWLMIQRGFELKAADKGFKLDKDWRNYDELSDNLKRAAIAGEDAHFLTHWGFDTDAIQKAIEKNKDGKKLRGGSTISQQVAKNVFLWPKRSWLRKGLETYFTGLIEIFWSKKRILEVYLNVIEMGQGVYGAEAASQYYFKKSASSLSKKQAALIIAILPNPRQWDARNPSVYVNRRANAIVRYLNHYQIPE; encoded by the coding sequence ATGGCAATAAAAAGAGCGAACAACGTTAAGAAAAAAAAGGTTCAAGCAAGTTGGAAGAAAAAAATCAAAACCTGGTCAATACGAATTATAGGAGGTTTCTTCGCCGTCACGCTATTCTGGGTCATTGCTCTTAAATTTATCAACCCACCAATCACTTGGTTAATGATACAGCGTGGTTTTGAATTAAAAGCAGCAGATAAAGGATTTAAATTAGATAAAGACTGGCGAAATTACGACGAGCTATCTGATAATTTAAAGCGAGCAGCAATAGCTGGAGAAGATGCACATTTCTTGACCCACTGGGGATTTGATACAGATGCGATTCAAAAAGCAATAGAAAAAAATAAAGATGGCAAAAAACTACGTGGTGGCAGCACCATTAGTCAACAAGTAGCAAAGAATGTATTCCTTTGGCCCAAACGATCTTGGTTAAGGAAAGGATTGGAAACCTACTTTACAGGATTGATCGAAATATTCTGGAGCAAGAAAAGAATCTTGGAGGTATATCTCAATGTCATTGAGATGGGACAAGGTGTATATGGTGCAGAAGCAGCATCGCAGTACTATTTCAAGAAATCGGCTTCTTCCCTATCGAAAAAGCAAGCGGCATTGATCATCGCCATATTACCCAATCCAAGGCAATGGGATGCACGTAACCCCTCTG